The following are encoded in a window of Bos indicus x Bos taurus breed Angus x Brahman F1 hybrid chromosome 4, Bos_hybrid_MaternalHap_v2.0, whole genome shotgun sequence genomic DNA:
- the LOC113891021 gene encoding GTPase IMAP family member 5-like yields MAEGRIEHQGFEPSSSLRIILVGKTGSGESATRNSILSQPMFESKLGAQSVTRKCQRATGTWNGRSILVVDMPPIFESRAQDQEVYENIGACYLLSVPGPHVLLLVTQLGHFTKQDAVAVTRVKEVFGAGAERYMVILFTHKEDLAGGSLDEYMANTDNLRLRSLVQKCRRRYCAFNNWASGDEQREQLAQLMAVIEGLEREHQGAFLTNELFFDAQMLQQMGGGAHGEVQRRYLDKVRLQVAKQKQDLKEAERNSAFKALL; encoded by the exons ATGGCTGAAG gcagGATAGAACATCAGGGCTTTGAACCCTCCTCCTCCTTGAGGATTATCCTGGTAGGCAAAACAGGCAGCGGGGAGAGTGCCACCAGGAACAGCATCCTCTCCCAGCCCATGTTTGAATCCAAGCTGGGGGCCCAGTCGGTGACCAGGAAGTGTCAGAGGGCAACAGGCACGTGGAATGGGAGGAGCATCCTGGTGGTGGACATGCCCCCCATCTTTGAGTCCAGAGCCCAGGATCAAGAGGTGTATGAGAATATCGGAGCCTGTTACCTGCTGTCAGTGCCAGGGCCCCACGTGCTGCTGCTGGTGACCCAGCTGGGGCACTTCACCAAGCAGGATGCGGTGGCCGTGACCAGGGTGAAGGAGGTCTTTGGGGCAGGAGCTGAGAGATACATGGTCATCCTCTTCACCCACAAGGAGGacttggcaggcggatccttggATGAGTACATGGCAAACACAGACAACCtcaggctgaggagcctggtccaGAAGTGCAGGCGGAGGTACTGCGCCTTCAACAACTGGGCCTCCGGGGACGAGCAGAGAGAGCAGCTGGCCCAGCTGATGGCTGTGATTGAGGGGCTGGAGCGGGAGCACCAGGGTGCCTTCCTCACCAACGAGCTCTTCTTTGATGCACAGATGCTCCAGCAGATGGGGGGTGGCGCCCATGGAGAAGTTCAGAGGCGCTACCTGGACAAGGTACGGCTGCAGGTTGCaaagcaaaagcaagacctgAAAGAGGCGGAGAGAAACTCTGCCTTCAAGGCGCTCCTCTGA